One genomic window of Candidatus Kuenenia stuttgartiensis includes the following:
- a CDS encoding ABC transporter ATP-binding protein has translation MKTIFSKFLYLFNRREKLQIFALFILILVSALFETFGVGLMYPFISILKNPEVIHSYRILHWFYVFMGMGSLKEFLIWAVIGLIAFYLLKNVFLVLLAYAQSRFIYNKQILFAHRLFVFYLNQPYTFHVQRNTAELLHKINVTVSTLFSGFLLYAIMFVIEIITTLSILCLLIILKPLPSIIAVSVLGIITIFFYKLIRKKIGKLGEMRHHFGEQMVRWVTQGLGGIKETKVLGREGFFANEYNKNSKGYVNAERFLYVINQLPRPFLETICILSMFLIMLLMMAQNKDLGSIIPTLSLFAMAAFRIIPSMNRIFAAATLMRYNSSSVEIVYNELTSFDKHPASFERAPADVIAKTVDKPKTPAVSFPAGESFFDNAIELKNVSYQYPNTEKAVLNGISLVIPKHYSIGFVGPSGAGKTTLVDVIIGLLTPTHGEVLVDGKIMKDNLSDWQRRIGYIPQSIYLSDDTIRRNIAFGLPDEQIDEDQIWSVLESAQLKEFVNNLPDKLGTFVGERGIRLSGGQRQRIGIARALYRNPEVLVMDEGTASLDNETEWEIMQTVKNLRGEKTTIIIAHRLSTIKNCNLLYFIKDGTITDYGVYDELFDKSQEFKSMVMATEYK, from the coding sequence ATGAAAACTATTTTTTCTAAATTTTTATATTTATTTAACCGCAGAGAAAAGCTACAGATATTTGCCCTGTTTATTTTAATACTTGTAAGCGCCTTATTTGAGACATTTGGGGTGGGGCTAATGTACCCCTTTATTTCGATACTTAAAAATCCGGAAGTTATCCACTCTTATAGAATCTTGCATTGGTTTTATGTTTTCATGGGTATGGGGTCCTTGAAAGAATTCTTAATTTGGGCTGTAATAGGATTGATTGCATTTTATTTACTCAAAAATGTCTTCCTGGTTTTATTGGCTTATGCACAATCAAGATTCATTTATAATAAACAGATATTGTTTGCCCACCGTTTATTTGTTTTCTATCTTAATCAGCCCTATACCTTTCATGTGCAAAGGAATACCGCAGAATTATTGCATAAAATCAACGTTACGGTTTCTACGCTTTTTAGTGGTTTTCTGCTTTATGCGATAATGTTCGTGATTGAAATAATAACTACTCTGTCTATCCTTTGCCTACTCATTATATTAAAACCACTGCCGTCTATAATTGCAGTAAGCGTGTTGGGCATTATTACAATTTTTTTTTATAAGTTAATTCGGAAAAAGATCGGGAAGCTCGGTGAGATGAGGCATCATTTCGGCGAACAGATGGTCCGCTGGGTTACTCAGGGTTTGGGCGGGATAAAGGAAACCAAGGTGCTGGGGAGGGAAGGGTTCTTTGCTAATGAATACAATAAAAACAGCAAGGGATATGTTAATGCAGAAAGATTTCTCTATGTGATTAATCAACTCCCTCGCCCATTTCTGGAGACGATATGCATTTTGAGTATGTTCCTGATAATGCTATTAATGATGGCTCAGAATAAAGATTTGGGATCGATCATACCCACATTGTCATTATTTGCAATGGCTGCTTTTCGAATCATACCATCTATGAACCGCATCTTTGCAGCCGCCACACTGATGCGCTACAACAGTTCTTCGGTTGAAATAGTTTATAATGAACTCACTTCCTTCGATAAACATCCTGCTTCATTTGAAAGGGCGCCTGCTGATGTTATTGCAAAAACAGTGGACAAACCAAAAACTCCTGCTGTTTCCTTTCCCGCAGGAGAGTCCTTCTTTGATAATGCAATAGAGCTTAAGAACGTTTCCTATCAATATCCCAATACTGAGAAGGCTGTTCTTAACGGTATTTCGCTCGTAATTCCAAAGCACTATTCTATCGGATTTGTTGGTCCATCGGGGGCGGGTAAGACTACTCTTGTGGATGTGATTATCGGCCTGCTTACGCCAACACATGGAGAGGTATTGGTCGATGGTAAAATTATGAAAGATAATTTATCAGATTGGCAACGCCGAATAGGTTACATTCCACAGAGCATATATCTCTCCGATGACACCATTCGGCGGAACATAGCTTTTGGTTTGCCTGATGAACAAATCGATGAGGATCAAATCTGGTCGGTTCTTGAATCTGCGCAACTTAAGGAATTCGTTAATAATCTACCTGATAAACTTGGTACTTTTGTAGGGGAGCGGGGCATTCGTCTTTCAGGTGGCCAACGGCAACGCATAGGTATTGCCAGGGCATTGTATCGTAATCCTGAGGTGCTGGTGATGGATGAGGGCACTGCTTCATTGGATAACGAAACGGAATGGGAAATTATGCAGACAGTAAAAAACCTACGTGGGGAAAAAACAACAATAATTATTGCGCACCGTTTAAGTACTATAAAAAATTGCAATCTGCTTTATTTCATAAAAGATGGTACTATTACTGACTATGGGGTGTATGACGAATTGTTCGATAAAAGCCAGGAGTTTAAATCGATGGTTATGGCAACGGAGTACAAATAG
- a CDS encoding nucleotidyltransferase family protein — protein MEAIILAGGYGTRLQSVIKDIPKPMADINGRPFLSYLMDYLLCQNIRKILLSVGYKHEIIKNYFGLRYKNLDIEYVIEDKPLGTGGAIKEALKWVEGDDVVVLNGDTFFYLELKKLIEFHLAQDAILTIAVKLMHNFDRYGTVVLKEGKIINFEEKTFKAAGYINGGVYVIKKKIFESFDMKKDKFSFEMDFLHKNIEAIKPAAFSSDSYFIDIGIPEDYKKAQKEIGLIFKEIVG, from the coding sequence ATGGAGGCTATCATCTTGGCAGGTGGTTATGGCACAAGGCTTCAAAGTGTTATAAAAGATATTCCAAAACCTATGGCGGATATAAACGGCCGCCCATTTCTATCCTATCTAATGGATTATTTATTATGCCAGAATATTCGAAAAATCCTGCTTTCTGTTGGATATAAACATGAAATTATTAAAAACTATTTTGGTTTAAGGTATAAAAATTTGGATATCGAATATGTAATAGAAGATAAGCCTCTCGGAACTGGCGGCGCTATAAAGGAAGCGTTAAAATGGGTGGAAGGAGATGATGTTGTAGTTTTAAATGGTGATACATTTTTCTACCTTGAACTTAAAAAATTAATTGAATTTCATCTTGCACAAGACGCAATTTTAACCATTGCAGTAAAACTTATGCATAATTTTGATAGGTACGGAACGGTGGTATTAAAAGAAGGCAAAATAATTAATTTCGAAGAAAAAACGTTTAAGGCTGCTGGCTATATAAATGGCGGAGTGTATGTTATTAAAAAAAAGATTTTTGAGTCTTTTGATATGAAAAAAGATAAATTCTCGTTTGAGATGGATTTTTTGCATAAAAATATAGAGGCAATCAAGCCAGCCGCTTTTTCTAGTGACAGTTATTTTATAGACATTGGAATACCCGAAGATTACAAAAAAGCACAAAAAGAAATAGGGCTTATTTTTAAGGAAATAGTCGGATGA
- a CDS encoding kinase: MIISRTPHRISFFGGGTDYPAWYLENGGKVLGVAIDKYCYITCRKLPPFFSHKHRIVYSKVETVNQLKEIQHPSVRETLKYLNIKNGLEIHHDGDIPARSGMGSSSAFTVGLLNTLYALEGRVVTKESLYKEAIHIEQNLIKENVGSQDQAWAACGGLNIIEFLQNGEILVKPIIMRESLLRSFENKFMLFFTWLSRNSSEVAKEQIENTQKNRNELTEMTGIVNAAYKILVSGKSDFAEFGKLLNESWRLKKRLSTKITNGEIDAIYEKALKNGAVGGKLLGAGSGGFILFYVEPENQARVKEALKGYLHVPFKFDFSGSEIMVYQPGF; this comes from the coding sequence ATGATTATTTCACGAACACCGCACCGGATTTCATTTTTTGGAGGCGGAACAGATTATCCAGCATGGTATTTGGAAAATGGGGGAAAAGTTTTAGGTGTGGCAATTGATAAATATTGCTATATAACCTGCCGAAAGCTTCCCCCCTTTTTTAGTCATAAGCACAGAATTGTATATTCTAAAGTGGAAACGGTAAATCAACTGAAGGAAATTCAGCATCCTTCTGTAAGAGAAACCTTAAAATACCTAAATATCAAAAATGGGTTAGAAATTCATCACGATGGAGATATTCCTGCTCGCTCTGGTATGGGTTCAAGCTCTGCCTTTACCGTAGGACTTCTTAATACTCTATACGCGCTCGAAGGAAGAGTCGTAACGAAAGAGAGCCTTTATAAAGAAGCAATACACATTGAACAGAATTTAATAAAAGAAAATGTGGGATCCCAGGATCAGGCTTGGGCTGCTTGTGGAGGACTGAACATTATTGAATTTCTACAAAATGGAGAGATTTTAGTTAAGCCAATAATAATGCGAGAAAGTCTTTTGAGAAGTTTTGAAAACAAGTTCATGCTTTTTTTTACATGGTTATCAAGGAATTCTTCAGAAGTAGCAAAAGAGCAGATCGAGAATACGCAGAAAAACAGGAACGAGTTAACAGAAATGACTGGGATAGTCAATGCGGCGTATAAAATACTTGTTTCAGGGAAAAGTGATTTTGCTGAGTTTGGAAAACTTTTAAATGAATCCTGGAGATTAAAAAAACGGCTTTCTACAAAAATCACCAATGGTGAAATAGATGCTATTTATGAAAAAGCGCTTAAAAATGGGGCTGTTGGTGGTAAATTGCTTGGGGCGGGTAGTGGAGGTTTTATCCTTTTTTATGTAGAACCTGAAAATCAAGCTAGGGTAAAAGAGGCATTAAAAGGATATTTGCACGTTCCCTTTAAGTTTGATTTTTCGGGATCTGAAATAATGGTGTATCAACCTGGTTTTTAA
- a CDS encoding DegT/DnrJ/EryC1/StrS family aminotransferase, with protein sequence MRYELTSSTWSEEEKQTIREIIESGMYTMGRHVKEFEEKFAKYFGMKYAVMVNSGSSANLIAVASFFYKKENPLKRGDEVIVPCISWATTFHPLQQYGLKLKFVDIDLNTLNYDIDELKKALTKDTKMIVAVSILGNPCPFDEITKLCEENNIILFEDNCESMGAKFHGKYTGTFGLVNTFSTFFSHHISTMEGGLVLTNDKEIYNLLKSIRNHGWIRGQDADSPIFERRGDDFFEAYRFILPGYNVRPGEIHGAAGRKQLDKLESFVKTRRENAGHFVQLFGNDERFIIQKEIGESSWFCFTMIINPKLNIDRKKVLQKLTAANIEHRIITGGNFLRHDVIKYYDYEVVSRKNADIAHDYGFFVGNHPYDIRDKIHYLYKTLEQI encoded by the coding sequence ATGAGATACGAACTTACCAGTTCAACATGGAGTGAAGAGGAAAAGCAAACCATACGAGAGATTATTGAGTCTGGAATGTATACCATGGGAAGGCATGTAAAGGAGTTTGAAGAGAAATTTGCAAAATATTTTGGTATGAAATACGCCGTTATGGTAAATTCCGGCTCATCAGCGAATCTTATTGCGGTGGCTTCATTTTTTTATAAAAAAGAAAACCCCCTCAAAAGAGGTGATGAAGTAATCGTACCATGTATTTCATGGGCAACTACTTTTCATCCACTTCAACAATACGGCTTAAAACTGAAATTCGTTGATATTGATTTGAACACATTAAATTATGATATAGATGAGCTTAAAAAAGCCTTAACTAAAGATACCAAAATGATAGTTGCGGTAAGTATTTTAGGGAATCCCTGTCCGTTTGATGAAATAACAAAATTATGTGAAGAAAATAATATCATTCTTTTTGAGGATAATTGCGAATCAATGGGCGCTAAGTTTCATGGTAAGTATACAGGGACATTTGGACTCGTGAATACCTTCAGCACGTTCTTTTCACATCATATTTCAACTATGGAAGGGGGGCTTGTTTTAACCAATGATAAAGAAATTTACAATCTCCTGAAATCAATCAGAAACCACGGCTGGATAAGGGGGCAGGATGCAGATAGTCCGATTTTCGAGAGGAGAGGGGACGATTTTTTTGAGGCATACAGATTCATTCTTCCTGGTTATAATGTAAGACCAGGAGAAATCCATGGCGCTGCAGGCAGAAAACAGTTAGATAAATTAGAAAGTTTTGTGAAGACCAGAAGAGAGAATGCAGGACATTTTGTGCAACTTTTTGGCAATGATGAAAGATTTATAATACAAAAAGAAATTGGAGAAAGTTCGTGGTTCTGTTTTACAATGATTATTAATCCAAAACTAAATATTGATAGAAAAAAAGTATTGCAGAAACTAACGGCAGCAAATATCGAACATCGTATCATTACCGGTGGAAACTTTTTAAGGCATGATGTAATTAAATATTATGATTACGAGGTCGTAAGTAGAAAAAATGCCGATATAGCCCATGACTACGGATTTTTTGTTGGGAATCATCCTTACGATATAAGAGATAAAATACATTATTTGTATAAAACATTGGAACAGATTTAA
- a CDS encoding NAD-dependent epimerase/dehydratase family protein, which produces MSYNILVTGGAGYLGSVLVPELLKLGHKVTVLDNFMFGQSPLLDCCSSENFNVVRGDARDEDILKLLLEKADYIIPLAALVGAPLCSRDKIGTITTIRDAAASLVKLASKEQRFIIPTTNSGYGIGQKGVYCTEETPLNPITLYGKAKVEAEKIVLDKGNSISFRLATVFGTSPRMRLDLLVNDFTYRAVKDRFVVIFEGHFKRNYIHIRDVARAFIHAVNNFDTMKNEPYNVGLSDANLSKLELCAKIKEYVPDFVYLESPIGEDPDKRDYIVSNEKIEKTGFNPVYSLEMGIKELIKGYKIITNSKYSNV; this is translated from the coding sequence ATGAGTTACAATATATTAGTTACCGGCGGAGCTGGGTATTTGGGTTCAGTACTGGTTCCCGAATTGTTAAAATTAGGACACAAAGTAACTGTTTTAGACAATTTTATGTTCGGTCAAAGCCCTTTGCTGGACTGTTGCTCAAGTGAAAATTTTAATGTGGTAAGAGGAGATGCAAGAGATGAGGATATTCTAAAACTTCTTCTGGAAAAAGCTGATTATATTATACCTTTAGCGGCATTAGTAGGCGCCCCACTTTGCAGCAGAGACAAAATAGGAACGATAACCACTATTCGAGATGCAGCGGCTTCCCTGGTTAAGCTTGCCTCAAAAGAACAGAGATTCATCATACCTACAACGAACAGCGGTTATGGCATTGGACAAAAAGGGGTGTATTGTACTGAAGAAACTCCTTTGAATCCCATTACACTATATGGAAAGGCTAAGGTAGAAGCGGAAAAGATTGTACTCGATAAAGGAAATTCAATAAGTTTCAGGTTAGCAACGGTATTTGGCACGTCTCCCAGGATGCGACTTGACTTATTGGTAAATGATTTTACCTACAGGGCAGTCAAAGATAGATTTGTAGTGATTTTTGAAGGTCATTTTAAACGAAACTACATCCATATTCGGGACGTAGCAAGGGCATTTATACATGCCGTAAATAATTTTGATACGATGAAAAATGAGCCTTATAACGTAGGCTTGTCGGATGCAAATCTATCAAAACTTGAACTCTGTGCAAAGATAAAAGAGTATGTTCCGGATTTTGTATATTTAGAGTCGCCGATAGGTGAAGACCCTGATAAAAGAGATTATATTGTATCAAATGAAAAAATTGAAAAAACAGGATTTAATCCTGTCTATTCGCTTGAAATGGGAATAAAAGAGCTTATTAAAGGATACAAGATTATTACGAATAGTAAGTACTCAAACGTATGA
- a CDS encoding GDP-L-fucose synthase family protein: MNKDSKIYLAGHTGLLGSALLKRLKSEGYSNIVMRTHTELDLTRQESVDEFFKNEQPEYVFLCAGLTGGIIANKTYPATFMHTNIAIQDNVFEAVQKYGVQHLVFYGSSCVYPKNCPQPIKEEYLLTGEIEETSEAYAAAKIAGIIACKSYNNQYKTNRFIVLIPNSMYGPNDNFDLENSHVLSALIRRFYEAKTEGRNRITLWGSGNPRREFMFSDDVADASVFAMKNVERLQNTHYNIGTGIDYSIKELAEIIAKVVGFKGKIEWDTTRPDGIQRKLLDSSRFYSLEWKPFTAIKDGLKITYEWFKNIQKQ; this comes from the coding sequence ATGAATAAAGATTCAAAAATCTATTTGGCTGGACATACTGGCCTATTAGGCTCTGCGTTACTAAAAAGATTGAAATCAGAAGGTTATTCAAATATCGTTATGCGAACTCATACTGAGCTTGATTTAACAAGGCAAGAATCTGTTGATGAATTTTTTAAGAATGAACAACCGGAGTATGTATTTTTGTGCGCCGGACTGACAGGAGGTATTATTGCAAATAAGACATATCCTGCAACCTTCATGCATACGAATATAGCAATCCAGGACAATGTTTTTGAAGCAGTTCAAAAATACGGGGTTCAGCACTTAGTGTTTTATGGTTCGTCATGTGTGTATCCAAAAAATTGTCCGCAGCCCATAAAAGAAGAATATTTATTGACTGGTGAAATAGAAGAAACCAGTGAGGCTTATGCAGCAGCGAAAATTGCAGGCATAATTGCTTGTAAGTCGTATAACAATCAATATAAAACAAACCGATTCATTGTCCTGATTCCCAATTCAATGTATGGTCCAAACGATAATTTTGACCTGGAGAATTCCCATGTGCTTTCTGCCTTAATAAGAAGATTTTATGAGGCAAAGACAGAAGGAAGAAACAGAATAACTCTTTGGGGCAGTGGGAATCCGCGAAGGGAGTTTATGTTTAGTGATGATGTTGCTGATGCTTCCGTTTTTGCCATGAAAAATGTAGAAAGACTTCAAAATACACATTACAATATAGGAACTGGAATTGATTATTCAATAAAAGAGCTTGCTGAAATTATAGCAAAAGTTGTAGGGTTTAAGGGTAAGATTGAATGGGATACAACAAGACCAGATGGTATCCAGAGAAAACTCTTGGATAGTTCAAGGTTTTATAGTCTGGAATGGAAGCCATTTACTGCGATTAAAGATGGACTGAAAATAACTTATGAGTGGTTTAAAAATATCCAAAAACAGTAA
- a CDS encoding transketolase yields the protein MSGLKISKNSKDNIPKEESKNLIEFLKNKALWVRKETLNIHRIAQETRLASSLSAVEIFVALFYGRILNFDPKNTLWGNRDRFIISKGHGSISLYPVLADLGYFDMQELKRVCKEGSFLGAIPDTIIPGYETINGSLGHGLGVACGISLALKRKNKSEEVFVLLGDGELYEGSVWEAVMFAGAHKLDNLVLIIDNNKICMLDYCKNILDLEPLSEKFKMFRWMVRAVDGHDINQLYKSLKELKESKDNKPKLLIASTVKGKGIPSLENDPLSHIKNIKPDEIDKAIEELK from the coding sequence ATGAGTGGTTTAAAAATATCCAAAAACAGTAAGGATAATATACCTAAAGAAGAATCAAAAAATTTGATCGAATTTTTAAAAAATAAAGCCTTATGGGTGCGTAAAGAGACCTTGAATATTCACAGGATAGCACAGGAAACAAGACTGGCTTCCTCTTTATCTGCTGTGGAGATATTTGTGGCTTTGTTTTATGGTAGGATTCTAAATTTTGATCCCAAAAATACCCTATGGGGAAATAGGGACAGATTTATTATCAGTAAGGGTCATGGTTCAATTTCATTGTATCCGGTACTTGCAGATTTGGGATATTTTGATATGCAGGAATTGAAACGGGTGTGCAAAGAGGGTTCTTTTCTCGGAGCAATTCCGGATACTATAATCCCCGGATACGAGACAATAAACGGCTCTTTAGGACACGGTCTTGGGGTTGCGTGCGGTATTTCCCTTGCTTTGAAAAGAAAAAACAAAAGTGAAGAAGTTTTTGTACTTCTTGGTGATGGTGAATTATACGAGGGTTCGGTATGGGAAGCAGTCATGTTTGCAGGGGCGCATAAATTGGATAATCTGGTATTAATAATAGATAACAATAAAATTTGTATGCTTGATTATTGTAAAAATATACTGGATTTAGAACCTCTTAGCGAGAAGTTCAAGATGTTTAGATGGATGGTTAGAGCAGTTGATGGGCACGACATTAATCAATTATATAAGTCCTTAAAAGAATTAAAAGAGAGTAAAGATAACAAACCAAAATTATTGATAGCTAGTACTGTAAAAGGAAAGGGTATACCAAGCCTTGAAAATGACCCCTTGAGTCATATAAAAAACATAAAACCTGACGAAATTGACAAAGCAATAGAGGAATTAAAATGA
- a CDS encoding transketolase family protein yields the protein MITERKSMRDVFIEQIYHRMSDNSSIFFLSADFGSPKLDKLREDFSDRFINVGIAEQNLINVSTGLALEGFTVYAYAIAPFLIMRAYEQIRNNLSLLSHTHKVNVNLVGVGAGLSYDVSGPTHHSLEDISIIRTLPNLSIFSPSDCLLAEKFVDYSIEHKSPKYIRFDGKPLPVIYGNTKSLDIQIGFFELTKGDNVCLVSTGYMTHTALKVVEKLTKENVFIGLVDVFLIKPLYEDLLFEALSKYKYVITLEEAFINKGGLDSLVSGILNNKEASIKLKKMGFSDKYLFEMGGRDCMHKLNGLDEDSIVKDIKDLLRKI from the coding sequence ATGATTACAGAGAGAAAGAGCATGAGGGATGTCTTTATAGAACAGATTTATCATCGTATGTCTGATAACAGCTCAATCTTTTTTCTCTCTGCTGATTTTGGTTCACCGAAGCTTGATAAACTGAGAGAGGATTTTAGTGACAGATTTATAAATGTTGGTATTGCAGAGCAGAACCTAATAAATGTCTCGACAGGTTTAGCGTTGGAAGGGTTTACTGTGTATGCCTATGCTATTGCACCATTTTTGATAATGAGGGCTTATGAACAGATAAGAAATAACCTCTCTCTGCTTTCCCATACTCATAAGGTAAATGTAAACTTGGTGGGAGTTGGCGCAGGCTTGAGCTACGATGTATCAGGACCAACGCACCACAGCCTCGAAGATATCAGTATAATAAGAACCTTACCCAACCTAAGCATTTTTTCTCCCAGCGATTGTTTACTCGCAGAGAAGTTTGTGGATTATTCAATAGAACACAAAAGCCCGAAATATATCAGGTTTGACGGTAAGCCATTGCCGGTTATTTATGGAAACACGAAGAGTTTGGATATACAGATCGGATTTTTTGAACTGACAAAGGGCGACAATGTATGTTTGGTTTCAACGGGCTATATGACGCATACAGCCCTGAAGGTAGTTGAGAAATTGACCAAGGAAAATGTTTTTATCGGGCTTGTTGATGTTTTTCTGATAAAACCGCTTTATGAGGATTTACTTTTTGAGGCACTGAGTAAATATAAATATGTGATAACTCTTGAAGAGGCATTTATAAATAAAGGTGGCCTGGACAGTCTGGTATCAGGCATTTTAAATAATAAAGAAGCAAGCATTAAATTAAAAAAAATGGGATTTAGCGATAAATATCTTTTTGAGATGGGCGGAAGGGATTGCATGCACAAGTTAAATGGACTGGATGAAGACAGTATTGTCAAAGATATAAAAGACTTGCTGAGAAAGATATAA
- a CDS encoding B12-binding domain-containing radical SAM protein: MDIVLINPGDRKQVYQNLGEDYAAIEPPFWIAVIGAYLRNNGFDVAVIDANAENISPQETAEKANRLQPLLSAVIVYGSQPSASTQNMTVAGRICKALKTNTSSKVAIGGLHPSALPKRTLEEEEVDFVIEGEGTFTLEHLLNILRSGSKDYSSIPGLWYFDNGAIRNNPRPSLIKDLDKMVPIAAWDLLPMERYRAHNWHCFDDINNRMPYGAIYTSLGCPYNCVFCCINAPFGKPGIRYRSPELVVAEIGLLTSKYGIKNIKIVDELFVFNEKHYMSIVDLIIRKGYNLNMWAYARIDTIKQEHFKKMKKAGINWLALGIESASVVVREGVNKRTRVKDIIKIIRMIQSEGIRVGANYIFGLPDDNLETMQETLDMAMGINSELANFYCAMAYPGSELYDIAIKEGWELPKEWYGYSQHSYETFPLPTKYISAREVLKFRDDAFHKYSSSPIYLNMIENKFGKMVKEHIQEMTKTRLKRKLLES, encoded by the coding sequence ATGGATATAGTCTTAATTAATCCTGGTGACAGGAAGCAGGTTTATCAAAACCTTGGGGAAGACTACGCTGCAATTGAACCTCCGTTCTGGATTGCTGTAATAGGTGCTTATCTTAGAAATAATGGGTTTGATGTGGCAGTTATTGATGCAAACGCTGAAAATATTTCTCCACAAGAAACTGCAGAAAAAGCAAATAGATTACAACCGTTATTGTCTGCAGTAATAGTTTATGGCTCGCAACCTTCTGCATCTACACAAAATATGACAGTTGCAGGAAGAATTTGTAAGGCATTAAAAACAAACACATCTTCGAAGGTAGCTATAGGAGGACTTCATCCATCGGCATTGCCAAAAAGGACATTAGAGGAAGAAGAGGTAGACTTTGTTATTGAAGGAGAGGGTACTTTTACATTAGAACACCTTCTTAACATTTTAAGATCGGGTAGCAAGGATTACTCTAGTATTCCAGGCCTGTGGTATTTTGATAATGGAGCTATAAGAAATAATCCAAGACCGTCGCTTATTAAAGATTTAGATAAAATGGTACCTATTGCAGCATGGGATCTTTTACCAATGGAAAGATATAGAGCCCATAACTGGCATTGCTTTGATGATATAAATAACAGGATGCCTTATGGCGCAATATATACAAGCCTTGGCTGCCCTTACAATTGCGTATTCTGTTGTATAAATGCTCCATTTGGAAAACCAGGGATAAGGTATAGAAGCCCTGAATTGGTAGTAGCAGAAATAGGTTTATTGACAAGCAAATACGGCATAAAAAATATAAAGATAGTGGATGAATTATTTGTTTTTAATGAAAAGCATTACATGTCAATCGTAGATTTAATAATCCGAAAAGGTTATAACCTGAATATGTGGGCTTATGCAAGGATTGATACGATTAAGCAAGAACATTTTAAAAAAATGAAAAAGGCAGGAATTAATTGGCTTGCATTAGGTATTGAATCGGCAAGTGTTGTAGTAAGAGAAGGTGTCAATAAGAGGACCCGAGTAAAAGATATTATAAAAATTATAAGAATGATTCAATCTGAAGGTATTCGAGTGGGTGCAAATTACATTTTTGGTTTACCAGACGACAATCTTGAAACTATGCAGGAAACCCTGGACATGGCTATGGGAATAAATTCTGAACTGGCAAATTTTTATTGTGCAATGGCTTACCCCGGCTCGGAACTTTATGATATAGCCATAAAGGAGGGTTGGGAGTTGCCAAAGGAATGGTATGGATATTCACAGCACTCTTATGAAACCTTCCCTTTACCGACAAAATATATTAGCGCCAGAGAAGTATTAAAATTCAGGGATGATGCATTTCATAAATATTCATCAAGTCCCATTTATCTAAATATGATAGAGAATAAATTTGGGAAAATGGTCAAAGAACATATTCAAGAAATGACGAAAACCAGATTAAAAAGAAAATTACTTGAGAGCTGA
- a CDS encoding type II toxin-antitoxin system PemK/MazF family toxin produces MFKPGTIVLVNFPFTDSQSSKVRPALVLTKKGDDVIILGIFSKSIDGLRESWIKVDGLNPDFHKTGLKKTSIIKTEKITVIHQSLVQKELGSLSFELMQQVRKILRKTLEIE; encoded by the coding sequence ATGTTTAAACCCGGCACTATAGTATTGGTCAATTTCCCTTTCACTGATAGCCAGTCTTCGAAGGTAAGACCTGCTTTGGTGCTTACCAAGAAGGGGGATGACGTTATCATCCTTGGTATTTTTTCCAAGTCCATTGATGGGCTTCGTGAGTCATGGATCAAAGTTGATGGACTTAACCCGGATTTTCATAAAACAGGATTGAAGAAGACCTCTATCATTAAAACGGAAAAAATCACAGTAATTCACCAGTCCTTGGTTCAGAAAGAACTCGGTTCCCTCTCCTTTGAATTAATGCAACAAGTTAGAAAAATACTTCGTAAAACTCTGGAAATTGAATAA